In Candidatus Cohnella colombiensis, one DNA window encodes the following:
- a CDS encoding DUF2232 domain-containing protein: protein MNLSSKSLIWSTVAILLLLSILTPLSALSAFLIMTPMVVLFTMLKPKAFVLHMIPILLLAFLLSGAFGVVVIALAIFFLVPSIFMGKQYKKGAPARKVIVHGFIAILALLLLELALFAWQFDVNLTTELSNWLRDALQQFDTQRMLKEGWESKYANAIVTALPMILLMSAAMFAIITHAIARRALRTVDIHVEGMPQAHTWQLPRSIVTYYLIAVISSFFMTEESSGFWDLAITNLLPILQMLFIVQAVGFVFFLAHEKKWSKIAPLLLCIPLILYPPLFIIGLLDMAFPLRRLITNKSK from the coding sequence TTGAATTTAAGTTCAAAGTCACTGATTTGGAGTACAGTGGCGATCCTGTTATTGCTGTCAATTCTAACTCCGCTGAGCGCATTGTCAGCTTTCTTGATAATGACACCTATGGTCGTTCTATTCACAATGCTAAAGCCTAAAGCATTTGTACTTCACATGATCCCGATTTTACTGTTGGCGTTCCTGCTTTCGGGCGCTTTTGGTGTGGTCGTGATCGCGTTAGCTATATTCTTCCTCGTACCGTCAATCTTTATGGGGAAGCAGTACAAGAAGGGCGCACCGGCACGTAAAGTTATCGTACACGGTTTTATTGCGATTTTGGCGTTGCTTCTACTCGAACTGGCACTGTTTGCATGGCAGTTTGACGTTAACTTGACAACAGAGTTATCGAATTGGCTACGCGATGCACTGCAGCAATTCGATACGCAGCGTATGCTTAAAGAGGGATGGGAGTCTAAATACGCAAACGCTATTGTGACTGCATTACCGATGATCCTGCTCATGTCAGCAGCAATGTTCGCGATTATTACGCACGCGATTGCACGACGTGCGCTACGGACAGTAGATATTCATGTAGAGGGTATGCCACAAGCACACACTTGGCAATTACCAAGAAGTATAGTGACCTATTATTTAATTGCGGTGATCTCCAGCTTCTTTATGACAGAGGAGAGCAGTGGCTTTTGGGATTTAGCCATTACAAATTTACTTCCAATTTTGCAAATGCTGTTCATCGTTCAGGCGGTTGGCTTTGTATTTTTCCTTGCACATGAGAAGAAGTGGTCGAAAATTGCACCTCTTCTACTGTGTATTCCATTAATCTTGTATCCGCCACTCTTCATCATCGGCTTACTGGATATGGCTTTCCCATTGCGTCGGTTAATTACAAATAAGAGTAAGTAA
- the rplI gene encoding 50S ribosomal protein L9 produces the protein MKVIFLQDVKGQGKKGEVKEVSEGYARNFLIPKGVVQIATDGAKKTLDQKNAAEQKKKDKEKDDAKALAARLTELTVTIKAKAGDGGRLFGAITSKQIAEALEASHKISIDKRKIELDDPIRTLGVTKVTVKVFPDVKGQLNVHIVEE, from the coding sequence ATGAAAGTAATCTTCTTGCAGGATGTTAAAGGGCAAGGTAAAAAAGGTGAAGTAAAAGAAGTATCTGAAGGCTATGCACGTAATTTCCTTATTCCTAAAGGAGTAGTGCAAATCGCAACAGATGGTGCCAAGAAGACACTGGATCAGAAGAATGCAGCGGAACAGAAGAAGAAGGATAAGGAAAAGGACGATGCAAAGGCACTTGCGGCGCGTCTGACGGAATTGACAGTTACGATAAAAGCTAAAGCCGGCGATGGCGGTCGACTGTTCGGTGCAATTACGAGCAAGCAAATTGCCGAAGCACTTGAAGCTTCACATAAGATCTCCATTGATAAGCGTAAGATCGAGCTAGATGATCCAATCCGTACATTAGGTGTAACCAAAGTAACGGTTAAAGTGTTCCCTGACGTTAAGGGACAGCTTAACGTTCATATCGTAGAGGAGTGA
- a CDS encoding DHH family phosphoesterase, whose translation MPKFLVQRWHGMHVVWTLVLILLLTAALAYYQWILGALGIVFGSVVTVYGLLAERAFRKDLNDYVLTLSMRVKSVGNDVIGHLPFGIIVYNEEKEVQWHNSYIATILGKLSIVGEPLANYFAPFQQPPKDKETTVETTINGHVYELIIRPKERYLYITDITSRWTLAKKYEEEKLALGIVMMDNLEEIAQGMDEQQRAVLLSKITGEINEWAQRHGLFLRRLSSDRYMVITNLASLKNLEQTRFELLDDVREITIDHKLSMTLSIGFAAGTDDVIELGHLVQGSLDIALGRGGDQAVVKVGQRQSYYGGKSNAMEKRTRVRARVISHALRDLIKESSNIIVMGHKMPDMDSVGASIGVLKAAQMYGKEAFVVLEGINPAIQKMVDMLKEDDRLFKRFITPEHAMSLMNKRSLAVVVDTHRATMVAEPKLLQLTDRIVVVDHHRRSEEFIDDAVLVYMEPYASSACELVTELLQYIHDRVSLDVRESTALLAGITVDTKSFAMRTGSRTFEAASFLRRNGADSVLIQRMLKEDLEEYIRKAEIIRHAQTYGDSIAIAVSDTAKGIPQILIAQAADTLLNMTGIKASFVIGMRPDGKVGVSARSLGQINVQIVMERLGGGGHLTNAAAQLQGTVAEVSTQLKQVLKDLEEEKGLFE comes from the coding sequence ATGCCAAAGTTTCTCGTGCAGCGTTGGCACGGTATGCATGTTGTATGGACATTAGTTCTCATTTTATTACTGACCGCCGCGTTAGCATACTATCAGTGGATTCTGGGTGCATTAGGCATTGTATTTGGTTCAGTTGTCACTGTGTATGGATTGCTCGCTGAACGTGCGTTTCGTAAAGATTTGAATGACTATGTATTAACGTTATCTATGCGAGTAAAGAGTGTCGGAAACGATGTGATCGGGCATCTGCCGTTCGGAATTATCGTTTATAATGAGGAAAAAGAAGTTCAGTGGCACAACTCCTATATCGCAACTATCTTAGGAAAGCTCTCGATTGTGGGGGAGCCGCTTGCGAACTATTTTGCCCCCTTTCAACAACCGCCGAAGGACAAGGAAACGACTGTTGAGACGACGATTAACGGTCATGTGTATGAGCTGATTATTCGTCCGAAAGAGCGGTACTTGTATATCACAGATATTACGAGCCGTTGGACGCTTGCTAAGAAGTATGAAGAAGAAAAGCTCGCGCTCGGCATTGTGATGATGGACAATCTAGAGGAAATCGCACAGGGGATGGACGAGCAGCAACGTGCGGTGTTGTTATCTAAGATTACGGGTGAGATCAATGAATGGGCGCAAAGACATGGTCTATTCCTTCGCCGATTATCCTCGGATCGCTATATGGTCATTACGAACTTAGCTTCATTGAAAAACTTAGAACAAACGCGGTTTGAATTGTTGGATGATGTTCGCGAAATTACGATTGATCATAAGCTTTCGATGACACTCAGCATTGGATTCGCTGCAGGTACGGATGACGTCATTGAGCTTGGACATCTTGTTCAAGGGAGCCTGGATATTGCACTAGGTCGAGGTGGCGATCAGGCAGTCGTGAAGGTCGGGCAGCGTCAAAGCTATTATGGAGGCAAGAGCAATGCGATGGAGAAACGGACGCGAGTAAGAGCTCGTGTCATCTCTCATGCGTTGCGGGATTTAATTAAGGAAAGCTCGAACATCATTGTTATGGGGCATAAGATGCCCGATATGGACTCAGTGGGTGCATCAATTGGGGTGCTCAAGGCCGCTCAAATGTATGGTAAAGAAGCGTTTGTCGTACTTGAGGGAATTAACCCTGCGATTCAGAAGATGGTGGATATGCTCAAAGAGGATGACCGGCTCTTTAAGCGGTTTATTACGCCAGAGCATGCGATGAGTTTAATGAATAAGCGCTCGCTCGCTGTTGTCGTGGATACGCATCGTGCGACAATGGTTGCAGAGCCTAAATTGCTCCAATTAACAGATCGAATCGTCGTAGTCGACCATCACCGTCGAAGTGAAGAATTTATTGATGATGCCGTGCTCGTTTACATGGAGCCTTATGCCTCTTCGGCCTGTGAGCTTGTAACGGAATTGCTACAATATATTCATGATCGTGTATCGCTAGATGTTAGAGAATCTACTGCATTGCTAGCAGGGATAACGGTAGATACGAAGAGCTTTGCGATGCGAACAGGCTCGCGAACTTTCGAAGCGGCATCATTCCTACGCCGTAATGGAGCAGATTCGGTTCTCATTCAACGGATGTTGAAAGAGGATTTAGAGGAGTATATCCGCAAGGCTGAAATTATCCGTCATGCACAGACGTATGGGGATAGCATAGCGATTGCGGTGTCTGATACTGCGAAGGGCATTCCACAGATTTTAATCGCACAAGCGGCAGACACTTTACTTAATATGACGGGTATTAAAGCTTCGTTCGTGATCGGTATGCGTCCCGATGGTAAGGTGGGCGTCAGCGCGCGATCACTTGGACAAATCAACGTACAGATCGTTATGGAACGTCTTGGCGGCGGAGGGCATTTGACGAATGCCGCTGCCCAGTTGCAGGGGACAGTTGCTGAGGTTTCCACCCAGCTGAAGCAAGTATTGAAAGATCTTGAAGAGGAAAAGGGGTTATTCGAATGA